The Flavobacterium marginilacus genome window below encodes:
- a CDS encoding transposase, translating to MERKVKYDYEFKLRCVNEVLKKYQAITIVAKENGIGKTGLKDWISRYLEFGNEGLLPIQKNKNYNAEFKLKVLKAIKSKSLSLSKACLLFNIPSSAMIRRWQIRYIEEGLTGLKPKAKGRPIVMNFKRKQRKTDKPLTREEELLKELEYLRAENEILKKFNALIRAEQANQNKKLKP from the coding sequence ATGGAAAGAAAAGTCAAGTATGATTATGAATTTAAACTTCGATGTGTAAATGAGGTTTTAAAAAAGTATCAAGCAATAACTATTGTCGCAAAAGAAAATGGTATTGGGAAAACCGGTCTTAAAGATTGGATTAGTCGCTATCTTGAATTTGGCAATGAAGGTCTTTTGCCAATACAAAAAAATAAAAATTATAACGCTGAGTTTAAATTAAAAGTTCTGAAAGCTATTAAAAGTAAGTCATTATCTTTGAGTAAAGCTTGTTTATTATTCAATATTCCATCAAGTGCAATGATAAGACGCTGGCAAATTCGTTATATTGAAGAAGGTTTAACAGGTTTAAAACCTAAAGCCAAAGGCAGACCAATTGTTATGAATTTTAAAAGAAAACAAAGAAAAACAGACAAACCTTTAACAAGAGAAGAAGAACTATTAAAGGAATTAGAGTATCTGCGAGCAGAAAACGAAATTCTAAAAAAGTTCAATGCCTTAATTCGAGCCGAACAAGCCAATCAAAACAAAAAGCTAAAACCATAA
- a CDS encoding pyruvate dehydrogenase complex dihydrolipoamide acetyltransferase, which produces MATIVTMPRLSDTMTEGTVAAWLKKVGDKISEGDILAEIETDKATMEFESFNEGTLLYIGIPEGETAPVDSLLAIIGKEGEDVSALIAGGTAPAPAESAPAAAEAKAPEAPTSAPAAALPKGVIVVTMPRLSDTMTEGTVASWLKKVGDKVAEGDILAEIETDKATMEFESFNEGTLLFVGIQEGNTAPVDSLLAIIGPEGTDISGIAENYKAGGAAPSAAAAKEEVKTASAETAQPIETVVDGKRILASPLAKKIASDKGIQLNQVKGSGENGRIVKSDIENFTPSAAVPAAVASKTPEAVKTEAPKVFVPAGEVFTEEIKNSQMRKIIAKRLAESLFTAPHYNLVIEVAMDDAMQSRAVINTVPDTKVSFNDMVIKACALALKKHPKINSQWKEDAIIINHHVNIGVAVAVEDGLVVPVLRFTDTMSLSQIGASVRDLAGRAKNKKLGPAEMEGSTFTVSNLGMFGITEFNSIINQPNSAILSVGAIVEKPVVKNGQIVVGNTMMLSLACDHRTIDGATGAQFLQTLKQYIENPVTMLA; this is translated from the coding sequence ATGGCAACAATTGTAACAATGCCCCGCTTGAGCGATACTATGACTGAAGGAACGGTAGCAGCTTGGCTTAAAAAAGTAGGAGACAAAATCAGCGAAGGAGACATCCTTGCAGAAATTGAAACCGACAAAGCAACAATGGAATTTGAATCCTTCAATGAAGGAACCCTTTTATATATTGGAATACCAGAAGGAGAAACTGCACCAGTAGACTCTTTATTAGCAATTATTGGAAAAGAAGGAGAAGACGTATCTGCTTTAATCGCTGGAGGCACAGCTCCTGCACCGGCAGAATCTGCTCCAGCAGCAGCTGAAGCAAAAGCACCCGAAGCACCTACATCTGCTCCAGCAGCAGCTTTACCAAAAGGAGTAATCGTAGTAACAATGCCACGTTTGAGCGATACTATGACTGAAGGAACAGTTGCTTCTTGGTTGAAAAAAGTAGGAGATAAAGTTGCTGAAGGAGATATTTTAGCCGAAATCGAAACTGATAAAGCTACAATGGAATTCGAATCTTTCAACGAAGGAACATTATTGTTTGTTGGAATTCAAGAAGGAAACACAGCTCCTGTTGACAGCCTTTTAGCAATTATAGGACCAGAAGGAACTGATATTAGCGGAATCGCTGAAAACTATAAAGCAGGCGGAGCTGCTCCATCAGCTGCTGCTGCAAAAGAAGAAGTTAAAACTGCATCAGCAGAAACTGCTCAACCAATTGAAACTGTTGTTGACGGAAAAAGAATTTTAGCTTCACCATTAGCTAAGAAAATAGCTTCTGACAAAGGAATTCAATTAAACCAAGTTAAAGGATCTGGCGAAAATGGACGTATCGTAAAAAGCGACATTGAAAACTTTACTCCATCTGCAGCTGTTCCTGCAGCTGTTGCATCAAAAACTCCAGAAGCTGTAAAAACTGAAGCTCCAAAAGTATTTGTACCTGCTGGCGAAGTTTTTACAGAAGAAATCAAAAATTCGCAAATGCGTAAAATCATTGCGAAACGTTTAGCTGAATCATTATTCACTGCTCCTCATTACAACCTTGTAATTGAAGTTGCAATGGATGATGCAATGCAGTCAAGAGCAGTTATCAATACCGTTCCAGACACCAAAGTATCTTTCAATGATATGGTAATCAAAGCTTGCGCATTAGCATTGAAAAAACATCCAAAAATCAATTCTCAATGGAAAGAAGATGCTATCATCATCAATCACCACGTTAATATTGGTGTAGCTGTAGCTGTTGAAGATGGATTAGTAGTTCCTGTTTTAAGATTTACTGATACAATGAGCCTTTCTCAAATTGGCGCTAGCGTTAGAGATCTTGCAGGCAGAGCTAAAAACAAAAAACTTGGACCTGCAGAAATGGAAGGAAGCACATTTACAGTTTCTAACCTTGGAATGTTTGGTATAACTGAATTTAATTCAATCATCAACCAGCCAAACTCTGCAATTTTATCTGTTGGAGCTATTGTTGAAAAACCAGTTGTTAAAAACGGACAAATAGTAGTTGGAAACACAATGATGCTTTCATTAGCTTGTGATCACCGTACAATTGACGGTGCCACTGGAGCACAGTTTTTACAAACATTAAAACAGTACATCGAAAATCCAGTAACTATGTTGGCTTAA
- the porV gene encoding type IX secretion system outer membrane channel protein PorV, whose amino-acid sequence MKKTSLLIVFFYIFNFTYAQERPITVAVPFLLVAADARAAGMADNGVASSPDAFSQQWNPSKYAFATDQHGFSVSYTPYLTALVNDISLAQLTYYNKYSEKSAFAASFRYFGLGDIDLRQDFDSPVQRVSPNEFALDLSYSMKLSEKFSMAVGGRFINSNLKVATDNNDASSSSSFAVDVAGFYQSEEIAYNDFNGRWRAGFNFQNMGPKMSYDNDDINANFLPANMRLGGGFDFILDEYSTIGVNLEFSKLMVPTPQVSYDGDSYQGVDINGDGIINKTDSDLAKTEYNSTGWFSGMFKSFTDAPGGFSEELKEITYSFGTEYVYQDAFAFRAGYFHESPDKGSREFFSLGAGFKYSTVKIDVSYLFSTSKIQNPLENTLRFSLSFNFGEKYENY is encoded by the coding sequence ATGAAAAAAACGTCCTTATTAATCGTATTCTTTTATATCTTTAATTTTACGTATGCCCAAGAAAGACCTATAACAGTAGCTGTTCCTTTTCTTTTAGTTGCCGCAGACGCTAGGGCCGCAGGTATGGCCGATAACGGAGTAGCCTCCTCTCCAGATGCCTTTTCGCAACAATGGAATCCATCCAAATATGCCTTTGCTACGGATCAGCATGGGTTTTCAGTAAGCTACACTCCCTATTTAACAGCCTTGGTAAATGACATTTCATTAGCGCAGTTAACATATTACAATAAATACAGTGAAAAAAGTGCATTCGCTGCCAGTTTCCGTTATTTTGGTTTAGGAGATATTGATCTAAGACAAGATTTTGACAGTCCAGTGCAAAGAGTATCCCCAAATGAATTTGCGCTTGACTTATCTTATTCGATGAAACTAAGCGAAAAATTCTCAATGGCAGTCGGCGGGCGTTTCATCAATTCTAACCTTAAAGTAGCAACCGATAATAATGATGCTTCTTCTTCAAGCAGTTTTGCTGTAGATGTTGCAGGGTTTTATCAATCTGAAGAAATTGCATATAATGATTTTAATGGAAGATGGAGAGCAGGATTTAATTTTCAGAATATGGGACCTAAAATGAGTTACGACAACGACGACATAAATGCCAATTTTCTGCCTGCAAACATGAGACTTGGAGGAGGTTTTGATTTTATTTTGGACGAATACAGCACCATCGGCGTTAATCTGGAATTTAGCAAATTAATGGTTCCTACTCCTCAAGTTTCATACGATGGCGACAGTTATCAAGGAGTTGACATTAATGGAGACGGAATAATTAACAAAACTGACAGTGATCTTGCTAAAACTGAATACAACTCTACAGGCTGGTTCTCAGGAATGTTTAAGTCATTTACGGATGCACCTGGCGGATTTAGTGAGGAATTAAAAGAAATCACCTATTCTTTTGGAACAGAATATGTTTATCAGGATGCCTTTGCATTTCGCGCTGGATATTTTCATGAAAGCCCAGACAAAGGATCTCGAGAGTTTTTCTCGCTTGGGGCTGGATTTAAATACAGTACTGTCAAAATAGATGTCTCTTATTTATTCTCTACTTCCAAAATTCAAAATCCTTTAGAAAATACTCTGCGTTTCTCATTATCATTCAATTTTGGAGAAAAATATGAAAACTATTAG
- a CDS encoding transposase, translating into MAIIAGTKADKVIEHISKIDYKKRSGVQEITLDMANSMKLISKKCFPKAIQVTDRFHVQKLALEAMQEIRIKHRWEAMDLENQLIMQAKKENKTYIQELLPKEIP; encoded by the coding sequence GTGGCTATTATTGCTGGAACAAAGGCAGATAAAGTCATAGAACACATCAGTAAGATTGATTATAAAAAAAGAAGTGGTGTTCAAGAGATAACACTGGACATGGCTAATTCTATGAAACTGATCTCCAAAAAATGCTTCCCAAAAGCAATACAGGTCACTGACAGATTCCATGTTCAAAAATTAGCATTGGAAGCCATGCAAGAAATCAGAATCAAACATCGCTGGGAAGCTATGGATCTTGAGAATCAATTGATAATGCAAGCCAAAAAAGAGAATAAAACATATATACAGGAGCTCTTGCCTAAGGAGATTCCTTAA
- a CDS encoding IS3 family transposase produces the protein MELRHKYDLDLLLNCMNIGRSTYYYYEKKCQSIDKYQEIKQLIKQIFNHHKGRLGYRRITLLIKQKGIIINHKTVLRLMKILGLKSLILESKENKNLI, from the coding sequence ATGGAATTAAGGCATAAATATGATTTAGATCTTTTGCTAAATTGTATGAATATCGGTAGAAGTACATATTATTACTATGAAAAGAAATGTCAGTCAATAGATAAATACCAAGAGATAAAGCAATTAATTAAACAGATTTTCAACCATCATAAAGGCAGATTAGGTTACAGGCGAATTACTTTATTAATCAAACAAAAAGGCATTATAATTAATCACAAAACTGTACTACGTCTAATGAAAATTTTAGGGTTAAAGAGTTTAATACTTGAATCTAAGGAGAATAAAAACTTAATCTAA
- a CDS encoding transposase, whose protein sequence is MARSRYVLYKSREKWTEHQNERAQLLFGLYPDIKKAYGLSQQLRGIYNNNNDKHVAMTKLAHWYRNVEESGFKNFNILLNTVTLNYQSILNYFDNRSTNASAESFNAKIKAFRSQFRGVRKIDFFLFRLSNIFA, encoded by the coding sequence ATAGCCAGAAGCAGATATGTACTTTATAAATCTCGCGAAAAATGGACTGAGCACCAAAATGAGAGAGCGCAATTGTTATTTGGGTTATATCCAGATATAAAGAAAGCTTACGGTTTGAGTCAACAACTTCGAGGCATTTACAATAACAACAACGACAAGCACGTTGCCATGACAAAACTAGCACATTGGTACAGGAATGTAGAAGAATCAGGATTTAAAAACTTTAATATATTACTCAATACGGTAACTCTTAATTATCAGTCAATTTTAAACTACTTTGATAACAGGAGTACCAATGCTTCTGCAGAATCTTTTAATGCTAAAATAAAAGCATTTAGAAGTCAGTTTAGAGGTGTAAGAAAGATAGATTTCTTTCTATTCAGATTATCTAATATTTTTGCCTAA
- a CDS encoding Crp/Fnr family transcriptional regulator, producing the protein MYELLRKNIERKIPLTNNEWKTIIEKTEFIKLKKNQFLQIQDSNSKYEGFILKGSFKIYMLKEDGTESVLFFAFENDWLSDIESFYYQKPAKYNIKALEDSDILVINKVNKILLFEQVPKLIQFHTLMVERTNIVMQERLLDVLNKTSKQRYVEFVKKYPQKSHKINNKNLSSYLGVSHEFLSKIKKSFI; encoded by the coding sequence ATGTACGAATTACTAAGGAAGAATATAGAACGTAAAATTCCACTCACAAACAATGAATGGAAGACAATCATTGAGAAAACGGAATTTATTAAATTGAAAAAAAATCAGTTTTTACAAATTCAAGATTCAAATAGTAAATACGAAGGTTTTATTTTGAAAGGATCTTTTAAAATTTATATGCTAAAAGAAGATGGAACTGAAAGCGTTTTGTTTTTTGCATTTGAAAATGATTGGCTCTCAGATATTGAAAGCTTCTATTATCAAAAGCCAGCTAAATACAATATAAAAGCTCTCGAAGACAGTGATATATTAGTAATCAATAAGGTCAATAAAATTTTATTATTTGAACAAGTACCAAAATTAATTCAATTTCATACTTTAATGGTTGAGAGAACTAATATTGTTATGCAAGAAAGGCTTCTGGATGTGTTAAACAAGACATCGAAACAACGATATGTGGAGTTTGTAAAAAAATACCCCCAGAAAAGTCACAAAATCAATAACAAAAATTTATCATCATACCTTGGAGTTTCCCATGAGTTCTTGTCAAAAATTAAAAAAAGTTTTATTTAA
- a CDS encoding ISAon1 family transposase N-terminal region protein — protein sequence MTSIDLLKFMLPDFLVDHFEVVSANETQEILHLYFEEKAKAPKEFDTLELVSKGFVDEITIQDFPLRGKFVYLHIKRRRWTNKTNGEILKRDWTLVAKGTRMTQEFAAFLKEINR from the coding sequence ATGACTTCTATAGACCTTTTGAAATTTATGCTGCCTGATTTTTTAGTTGACCACTTTGAGGTAGTTTCTGCTAATGAAACTCAGGAGATATTACACCTATACTTTGAGGAAAAAGCCAAAGCCCCTAAAGAGTTTGATACACTTGAATTAGTATCAAAGGGATTTGTGGATGAAATTACCATTCAGGATTTCCCTCTACGAGGTAAGTTTGTGTATTTACATATCAAAAGACGTCGTTGGACTAATAAAACCAATGGAGAAATCCTTAAAAGAGATTGGACTTTAGTTGCTAAAGGAACCCGCATGACTCAAGAGTTTGCGGCTTTTTTAAAAGAAATCAATAGATAA
- the cdd gene encoding cytidine deaminase translates to MKEITITSKINVFGSIQELPEAEQNLIKKAIEIRQNAYAPYSKFRVGAAILLDNGEIIVGSNQENAAYPSGLCAERVAVFHAGALYPEATILKIAISAASDNNPTVIPVPPCGACRQSISEYEVRQNSPIKIYYTGETGEIHQSESLKNLLPFMFDNKLL, encoded by the coding sequence ATGAAAGAAATAACAATTACTTCAAAAATTAATGTTTTTGGATCCATTCAAGAATTACCTGAAGCAGAGCAAAATTTAATAAAAAAAGCAATTGAAATTAGACAAAATGCCTATGCTCCCTATTCTAAATTCAGAGTTGGAGCTGCTATTCTGTTAGACAATGGAGAAATAATTGTTGGTTCTAATCAAGAAAACGCAGCTTATCCCTCTGGACTCTGCGCAGAAAGAGTTGCTGTATTTCATGCTGGAGCACTTTACCCTGAAGCCACTATACTAAAAATAGCAATTTCTGCCGCTTCAGACAATAATCCTACGGTGATTCCTGTTCCTCCATGCGGAGCCTGCAGGCAATCAATATCCGAATATGAAGTACGTCAGAACAGCCCTATAAAAATTTACTATACTGGCGAGACAGGAGAAATTCATCAATCTGAATCCCTAAAAAATTTACTCCCTTTTATGTTTGATAACAAATTACTTTAA
- a CDS encoding ISAon1 family transposase — protein MDNSATDCHTIGRFFGVNGKKLQRQYKKHLSSFNTWAPREHAHQWILYPENIGTHLSIDEVALSQGELYTIVTNKKFKGKQGCLVAIIAGTKADKVIEHISKIDYKKRSGVQEITLDMANSMKLISKKCFPKAIQVTDRFHVQKLALEAMQEIRIKHRWEAMDLENQLIMQAKKENKTYIQELLPNGDSLKQLIARSRYVLYKSREKWTEHQNERAQLLFELYPDIKKAYGLSQQLRGIYNNNNDKHVAMTKLAHWYRNVEESGFKNFNILLNTVTINYQTILNYFDNRSTNASAESFNAKIKAFRSQFRGVRKIDFFLFRLSNIFA, from the coding sequence ATAGATAACAGCGCTACCGACTGTCACACCATCGGGAGATTTTTCGGGGTCAACGGAAAAAAACTTCAAAGACAGTATAAAAAACACCTGAGCTCCTTTAATACTTGGGCTCCACGAGAACATGCCCATCAGTGGATTCTTTACCCTGAAAACATAGGTACACACTTATCGATTGATGAAGTAGCTTTGTCTCAAGGAGAGCTTTACACCATTGTAACCAACAAGAAGTTCAAAGGCAAACAAGGTTGCTTAGTGGCTATTATTGCTGGAACAAAGGCAGATAAAGTCATAGAACACATCAGTAAGATTGATTATAAAAAAAGAAGTGGTGTTCAAGAGATAACACTGGACATGGCTAATTCTATGAAACTGATCTCCAAAAAATGCTTCCCAAAAGCAATACAGGTCACTGACAGATTCCATGTTCAAAAATTAGCATTGGAAGCCATGCAAGAAATCAGAATCAAACATCGCTGGGAAGCTATGGATCTTGAGAATCAATTGATAATGCAAGCCAAAAAAGAGAATAAAACATATATACAGGAGCTCTTGCCTAATGGAGATTCCTTAAAACAACTTATAGCCAGAAGCAGATATGTACTTTATAAATCTCGCGAAAAATGGACTGAGCACCAAAATGAGAGAGCGCAATTGTTATTTGAGTTATATCCAGATATAAAGAAAGCTTACGGTTTGAGTCAACAACTTCGAGGTATTTACAATAATAACAACGACAAGCACGTTGCCATGACCAAACTAGCACATTGGTACAGGAATGTAGAAGAATCAGGGTTTAAAAACTTTAATATATTACTCAATACAGTAACTATTAACTATCAGACAATTTTAAACTACTTTGATAACAGGAGTACCAATGCTTCTGCAGAATCTTTTAATGCTAAAATAAAAGCATTTAGAAGTCAGTTTAGAGGTGTAAGAAAGATAGATTTCTTTCTATTCAGATTATCTAATATTTTTGCCTAA
- the pdhA gene encoding pyruvate dehydrogenase (acetyl-transferring) E1 component subunit alpha: MKEVTKEVYLKWYEDMLLWRKFEDKLAALYIQQKVRGFLHLYNGQEAVLAGALHAMDLTKDKMITAYRNHVQPIGMGVDPRRVMAELLGKATGTSKGMGGSMHIFSKEHRFYGGHGIVGGQIPLGAGLAFGDKYNGTGGVTMTYFGDGAARQGSLHEAFNMAMLWKLPVVFIVENNGYAMGTSVERTANHTDIWKLGLGYEMPCGPVDGMNPVKVAEAMTEAIDRARRGDGPTFLEMKTYRYRGHSMSDAQLYRSKDEVEEYKKIDPITQVLDVILDLKYATQEEIEVIDKRVKDLVEECAQFAEESPYPEIQQLYDVVYEQENYPFTPHKL, translated from the coding sequence ATGAAAGAAGTTACAAAAGAAGTTTATTTAAAGTGGTATGAAGACATGCTCCTTTGGAGAAAGTTTGAAGACAAACTTGCAGCATTATACATTCAGCAAAAAGTTAGAGGTTTTCTACACTTATATAATGGTCAAGAGGCAGTTTTAGCAGGAGCTTTACATGCAATGGACTTGACAAAAGACAAAATGATTACTGCATACAGAAATCACGTTCAGCCAATTGGCATGGGGGTTGACCCAAGACGTGTAATGGCCGAACTTTTAGGAAAAGCAACTGGAACATCCAAAGGAATGGGTGGTTCAATGCATATCTTTTCTAAAGAGCACCGTTTTTATGGCGGACATGGAATTGTTGGAGGTCAGATTCCATTGGGAGCTGGACTAGCATTTGGAGATAAATACAATGGAACTGGCGGAGTTACTATGACTTATTTTGGTGATGGAGCAGCTCGTCAGGGCTCTTTACACGAAGCATTCAATATGGCGATGTTATGGAAACTTCCAGTAGTTTTCATCGTAGAAAATAATGGATACGCAATGGGAACTTCTGTAGAAAGAACAGCAAACCATACTGATATCTGGAAACTAGGTTTAGGGTACGAAATGCCATGCGGTCCAGTTGATGGAATGAATCCTGTAAAAGTTGCTGAAGCAATGACTGAAGCAATAGACAGAGCAAGACGCGGTGACGGACCTACTTTCCTTGAAATGAAAACATACCGATACAGAGGCCACTCTATGTCTGATGCACAATTATACCGCTCTAAAGACGAGGTTGAAGAATACAAAAAAATTGATCCAATCACACAAGTTTTGGATGTAATCTTAGATTTAAAATACGCTACTCAAGAAGAAATCGAAGTAATCGATAAAAGAGTTAAAGATTTGGTTGAAGAATGCGCTCAGTTTGCTGAAGAATCTCCTTATCCAGAAATCCAGCAACTATACGACGTAGTGTACGAACAAGAAAACTATCCATTCACACCTCATAAATTATAA
- a CDS encoding pectate lyase family protein: MKSKLSTFLLAIFFSFASCTNEDLKITEENQTSISNNAEVTTQKSLTAKVGNCSAVPGWASQNGGTTGGGSSTETVVTNYAQLKSAIENSAVKVIKVTGTITIPATSTGRLAFQDQSGKTIYGASGAKIVSTDQTKANSGIIYIKRCTNIIIRNLIFEGPGAYDTDGWDNATLDNCQNVWVDHCEFRDGVDGNFDVKNMSDYITVSYTKFSYLKAPKAGGSGGSDDHRYSNLIGSSDGATGDRGKLRITFARCWWASGCRERMPRVRFGKIHIINSYFNSTVSNKCIAAGFEASIRVENNVFENVKQPIDLMTGYTAVTAIGNVFTNVTGNTAGSNTAFTPPYTIVTLLASAVKADITGGAGATFTGNTCGSF; this comes from the coding sequence ATGAAATCAAAATTATCAACCTTTTTACTTGCGATTTTTTTCAGTTTTGCAAGTTGTACTAATGAAGATCTTAAAATAACTGAAGAGAACCAAACTAGTATTTCTAACAATGCCGAAGTGACAACTCAAAAAAGTTTAACTGCAAAAGTTGGAAATTGTTCTGCAGTCCCTGGTTGGGCATCTCAAAATGGCGGAACAACTGGAGGTGGAAGTTCTACAGAAACTGTAGTTACTAACTATGCTCAATTAAAATCGGCTATTGAGAATAGTGCCGTAAAAGTGATTAAAGTTACTGGTACTATTACAATTCCGGCAACTTCCACAGGTAGATTAGCTTTTCAAGATCAATCTGGAAAAACAATATATGGGGCTAGTGGTGCCAAAATTGTTTCAACTGACCAAACGAAAGCTAATTCGGGTATTATATATATTAAAAGATGTACCAATATTATAATCAGAAATTTAATTTTCGAAGGTCCTGGTGCATATGATACCGATGGCTGGGACAATGCTACTTTGGATAATTGCCAAAATGTATGGGTTGATCATTGTGAGTTTAGAGACGGTGTTGATGGTAATTTCGATGTAAAAAACATGTCTGATTATATTACTGTATCTTACACAAAATTCAGCTACTTAAAAGCGCCAAAAGCAGGAGGTTCCGGTGGATCTGACGATCATAGATATTCAAATTTAATTGGTTCTAGTGATGGAGCAACTGGTGATCGCGGCAAATTGAGAATTACATTCGCTCGTTGCTGGTGGGCTAGTGGCTGTAGAGAAAGAATGCCAAGAGTTCGTTTTGGAAAAATACACATTATAAATAGCTATTTCAACAGTACTGTTAGCAACAAATGTATTGCAGCGGGTTTTGAAGCGAGCATCCGTGTTGAAAACAATGTATTCGAAAATGTCAAACAGCCTATTGATCTAATGACTGGTTATACGGCGGTTACTGCTATTGGAAATGTTTTTACAAATGTTACAGGAAATACTGCAGGAAGTAATACTGCTTTTACACCTCCGTACACAATTGTAACTCTTTTAGCATCTGCAGTTAAAGCAGATATTACTGGTGGTGCTGGAGCTACTTTTACAGGTAATACTTGTGGTTCGTTTTAA